A genome region from Leptolyngbya sp. CCY15150 includes the following:
- a CDS encoding N-acetylmuramoyl-L-alanine amidase: MALPTLATASDLSTLDAASGSPLTSQPHQISQGLFSSQIATLQAIELSEDGSQLILRTDRAVGQVNSGWQQRVTSHRIELSNTQLAPQVMLPDLTDHPGLVSMRVEQADATTVVVQLELVARVQVGTIRQLDGQRLAVPLGGTSTSTPITSEAIAARIADITLPNVAHLRPLIVIDPGHGGSDPGAVGISGLREKDIVFPVAQRVATLLEQQGAQVVLTRQDDRTLDLAPRVQTAERYGADMFISLHANAISMSRPDVNGVETYYYSSSDRQVAEAIQRSLLQATGMRDRGAKSARFYVLVNTSMPSALVEMGFVTGAEDAALLADPEFRELIAYAIARGILDYAQANP; this comes from the coding sequence ATGGCCTTACCAACCCTAGCAACCGCATCGGACTTGTCCACCCTCGATGCCGCATCCGGCTCACCGTTAACCTCTCAGCCCCATCAAATTAGCCAAGGTTTATTTTCCTCCCAGATCGCCACCCTACAAGCCATTGAGCTGTCAGAGGATGGTAGTCAACTGATTCTTCGCACCGATCGGGCTGTGGGGCAGGTGAATAGTGGTTGGCAACAGCGGGTTACCAGCCATCGGATTGAACTGTCGAATACCCAACTGGCCCCGCAGGTGATGCTGCCCGACCTCACAGACCATCCGGGTCTCGTATCGATGCGGGTGGAGCAAGCTGACGCCACCACGGTTGTGGTGCAGCTTGAATTGGTGGCCAGAGTGCAGGTTGGCACCATTCGCCAATTGGATGGCCAACGATTGGCGGTACCGCTGGGAGGGACATCTACGTCAACGCCCATCACCTCCGAGGCGATCGCTGCCCGAATTGCCGACATCACCCTGCCTAATGTGGCCCACCTACGTCCGCTGATTGTGATTGACCCCGGTCATGGCGGTTCTGATCCTGGAGCTGTGGGAATTAGCGGTCTGCGGGAAAAAGATATAGTCTTCCCCGTTGCCCAACGGGTCGCCACCTTGCTCGAACAGCAGGGGGCTCAGGTGGTGCTCACCCGACAAGATGATCGCACCCTCGATCTAGCTCCCAGGGTGCAAACTGCCGAGCGTTATGGGGCTGATATGTTTATTAGCCTCCATGCCAATGCCATTAGCATGAGTCGCCCAGACGTGAATGGTGTGGAAACCTACTACTATTCCTCTAGCGATCGCCAGGTGGCCGAAGCTATTCAGCGCAGTCTGCTGCAAGCAACAGGGATGCGCGATCGCGGCGCTAAGTCGGCGCGGTTTTATGTCTTGGTCAATACATCCATGCCCTCGGCGCTGGTGGAAATGGGATTTGTCACGGGGGCAGAAGATGCCGCCCTGTTAGCTGATCCAGAGTTTCGCGAACTGATTGCCTACGCGATCGCCCGCGGTATTTTGGACTATGCTCAGGCGAATCCATAG
- a CDS encoding peptidylprolyl isomerase, with protein sequence MAITVTPLRDINADKNAPDRLINLGNNFDDPLTTGLVARFVLYDTSLGGGVAEVVLFDQAGGGAVQTVQNFQAYVNNGAYVNSIIHRSVPGFIVQGGGFTVDDFSAPVSSIPIATIPTNPPVVNEFSSDRSNLRGTIAMAKVDGNPNSATSQWFFNLNDNSTNLDAQNGGFTVFGQLRSNRDLAVVDAIAALPRFNIDNGVLNSLPLSVDNPLVPEVTGDENFVRYRRITIAQRDELTFSVVSNSNSRLVNASIRQNRLVLDYSAIRTGTAEITVRATNLLGVSVEESFVVTVTDPNPPTQGDDVLRGTRRDDVLRGLGGNDRLLGFQGNDRLLGDAGNDLLLGGPGNDRLDGSAGNDGLDGGAGNDQLIGGRGSDRITTGLGRDILVIGPRDGTDIVTDFNPRQDRIQLTGSLTVGQLTFRQRQDNTLIQAGNTTLLVLNDVQASRITPSSFV encoded by the coding sequence TATTAATGCGGACAAAAATGCCCCCGACCGCTTGATTAATCTCGGCAATAATTTCGATGATCCGCTGACAACGGGATTGGTAGCTCGCTTTGTGTTGTATGACACATCCCTAGGGGGGGGTGTGGCGGAGGTGGTCTTGTTTGACCAAGCCGGGGGCGGAGCTGTGCAAACGGTGCAAAACTTTCAGGCCTATGTGAACAACGGTGCCTATGTTAATTCGATTATCCATCGATCGGTGCCTGGCTTCATTGTGCAGGGGGGTGGTTTTACGGTGGATGATTTTTCTGCACCGGTCTCCTCCATCCCGATTGCCACTATTCCCACCAATCCGCCGGTCGTCAATGAGTTCAGCAGCGATCGCTCCAACTTACGGGGCACCATCGCCATGGCTAAGGTCGATGGCAATCCCAATAGCGCCACCAGCCAATGGTTTTTTAACCTGAACGACAATTCGACCAATCTAGATGCTCAAAATGGTGGCTTTACGGTCTTTGGGCAACTGCGCTCCAATCGTGATTTGGCTGTTGTAGACGCGATCGCTGCCCTGCCTCGCTTCAATATCGACAATGGAGTGCTCAACAGCTTGCCCCTGAGCGTCGATAATCCCCTGGTACCGGAGGTGACGGGTGATGAAAATTTTGTGCGCTATCGCCGCATTACCATCGCCCAGCGGGATGAACTCACCTTTTCGGTGGTCAGCAATTCCAATAGCCGCCTGGTCAATGCCTCCATTCGTCAGAATCGTTTAGTGCTGGACTATAGCGCCATCCGCACCGGTACTGCCGAGATTACCGTGCGGGCTACCAACCTGCTGGGCGTCAGCGTGGAGGAAAGCTTTGTGGTCACGGTCACCGATCCCAATCCGCCGACCCAGGGCGACGACGTTCTGCGGGGCACCCGGCGAGATGATGTTTTGCGGGGTTTGGGGGGCAACGATCGCCTTCTGGGTTTCCAGGGCAATGATCGGCTCTTAGGCGATGCTGGCAATGACCTGCTGTTGGGAGGCCCCGGCAATGATCGCTTGGACGGCAGTGCCGGGAATGATGGGCTAGACGGCGGTGCTGGGAATGATCAACTCATCGGTGGCCGGGGAAGCGATCGCATCACCACGGGGTTAGGACGCGATATCCTAGTGATTGGCCCAAGGGACGGCACCGACATCGTCACCGATTTCAACCCCCGCCAAGATCGCATTCAGCTCACCGGATCGCTCACCGTCGGTCAACTGACCTTTCGTCAACGACAAGACAACACGCTCATTCAAGCCGGTAATACGACATTGCTGGTCTTGAACGATGTCCAGGCCTCTCGCATCACCCCATCGAGTTTTGTCTAG